From Actinomyces sp. oral taxon 171 str. F0337, one genomic window encodes:
- a CDS encoding DEAD/DEAH box helicase gives MARAIRHDDWPVELTDDQIISRVGHRAFQRGLDYARKGRVRGVGVAGDGDIISAQSKGSGARTYQTMVFRKQSAGSAPASWAGTCSCPVGSNCKHVAALLITARTLAQAEPDAAAPAGHLAPWEGRLADLLQVERAPRRRMALEIIDDPGSMWGTPAGLSMLPLIEGKRGWNRQGAAWSQIATGGLDDDVDPDVMGVLRELAGMAGGHGFYYADDRVSLTTAPARVWDVLRRGVAAGLTLTTAQRHGMPVHLAEGLRGGVHLTREEDGGIAITPALEIDDVEELHRLQVPGLRLSFSLMPIGDPVHGFYTWMPGRELLLMPLEPRPTEALSRVLLGDGEAITIPAEDVERFETEHLDALTRALPVLSADASIHLPRPTTLRAALAVHVDTTEHHLTTEWSVRYVGEDGETRHRHVLPDLSAAAEGRIEGETAGRDLQGETRLAREVLNRLLPLAGQHPALWQPLDLRGMATARFMTETLPVLRELEAFDVEVDDDVPDYHEADAAPVITTSVSDDEDRPDWFSLSVRVHVGQEEIPIGQLMAAVATGEPEVLLESGTWASIDRPEIEALARLMEEGRELADPQTHGELRVSALHAGYYEVLESLGVIGRATARWKERVGRLLERARAAEAAAEHADGRSAGGGNAGGAGEGADGVPVPEGMLATLRPYQLEGYRWLDFLRRAGLGGVLADDMGLGKTVQVLAAVQGLIEQRGEAQGRGPADVGTDSGDAPRNGAGDPTSEPTGSSDPDEPEGTGPVLVIAPTSVVGSWVEQAERFCPGLRVRAVRRTAAKREETLAQIAEGCDVVVTSYTIARLCEEEFIAQDWAWVVCDEAQFVKNHASATYKAVRRLRSPSTIAITGTPLENSLMDLWALMSIAAPGLLPDPERFGQVYRKPIDRGDAEALGRLRRRMRPFLLRRTKEQVAADLPAKTEQVLTVELGAKHRKAYDQRLARERQRILGLLEEDTAQSRFIALKALTTLRQMALDPALVDGGDGTEPGDAEGAAGAGAAGGKAASGRTPARGARGTKGKAVAAPAKGQRGPGRRPSPSAKIQVLLEHLDPIISEGHRALIFSQFTRYLSGVREHLEAAGVRTTYLDGSTPDRQRVIDAFRAGQADVFLISLKAGGFGLTLTEADYVFLLDPWWNPQAEEQAVDRTHRIGQDKPVMVYRLVSADTIEEKVMALKEKKAELFARVVEGDGEAETGGEGAAGAAGAAGPGGLGPAALTAAEIRELIEN, from the coding sequence ATGGCTCGCGCGATTCGGCATGACGACTGGCCGGTGGAGCTCACTGATGACCAGATCATCAGCCGGGTCGGCCACCGGGCCTTTCAGCGCGGCCTGGACTACGCGCGCAAGGGGCGGGTGCGCGGCGTCGGCGTCGCCGGGGACGGGGACATCATCAGCGCCCAGTCCAAGGGCTCGGGCGCGCGCACCTACCAGACCATGGTCTTCCGCAAGCAGAGCGCAGGCAGCGCTCCGGCGTCCTGGGCCGGCACCTGCTCGTGCCCGGTGGGCAGCAACTGCAAGCACGTGGCCGCCCTGCTCATCACCGCGCGCACCCTGGCGCAGGCCGAGCCCGACGCCGCCGCCCCCGCCGGCCATCTCGCCCCCTGGGAGGGCCGACTGGCCGACCTGCTGCAGGTGGAGCGCGCCCCGCGCCGTCGGATGGCCCTGGAGATCATCGACGACCCCGGCAGCATGTGGGGCACCCCCGCCGGCCTGTCCATGCTGCCGCTCATCGAGGGCAAGCGCGGCTGGAACCGGCAGGGCGCCGCCTGGAGCCAGATCGCCACCGGTGGCCTCGACGACGACGTCGACCCCGACGTCATGGGCGTCCTGCGTGAGCTGGCAGGCATGGCCGGCGGCCACGGCTTCTACTACGCCGACGACCGCGTCTCCCTGACGACCGCGCCCGCCCGCGTCTGGGACGTGCTGCGCCGCGGGGTGGCGGCCGGCCTGACCCTCACCACCGCCCAGCGCCACGGCATGCCCGTCCACCTCGCCGAGGGGCTGCGCGGCGGCGTCCACCTCACCCGGGAGGAGGACGGAGGCATTGCCATCACCCCCGCCCTGGAGATCGACGACGTCGAGGAGCTGCACCGCCTGCAGGTCCCCGGACTGCGCCTGAGCTTCTCCCTCATGCCGATCGGCGACCCCGTCCACGGCTTCTACACCTGGATGCCCGGGCGCGAGCTGCTCCTCATGCCTCTCGAGCCGCGCCCCACCGAGGCCCTCTCCCGGGTGCTGCTGGGCGACGGCGAGGCCATCACCATCCCGGCAGAGGACGTCGAGCGCTTCGAGACCGAGCACCTCGATGCCCTCACCCGGGCGCTGCCGGTCCTGTCCGCCGACGCCTCCATCCACCTGCCCCGGCCCACGACGCTGCGCGCCGCGCTCGCGGTCCACGTCGATACCACCGAGCACCACCTGACCACCGAGTGGTCCGTCCGCTACGTCGGCGAGGACGGCGAGACCCGGCACAGGCATGTCCTGCCCGACCTGTCCGCGGCGGCCGAGGGCCGAATCGAGGGCGAGACCGCCGGCCGGGACCTCCAGGGGGAGACCCGCCTGGCCCGCGAGGTCCTCAACCGCCTGCTGCCCCTGGCCGGGCAGCACCCGGCCCTCTGGCAGCCCCTGGACCTGCGCGGCATGGCCACGGCCCGCTTCATGACCGAGACGCTTCCGGTCCTGCGCGAGCTGGAGGCCTTCGACGTCGAGGTCGACGACGACGTCCCCGACTACCACGAGGCCGACGCCGCCCCCGTCATCACCACCAGCGTCAGCGACGACGAGGACCGCCCCGACTGGTTCTCCCTGTCCGTGCGCGTCCACGTGGGCCAGGAGGAGATCCCCATCGGTCAGCTCATGGCGGCCGTGGCCACCGGTGAGCCCGAGGTGCTCCTGGAGTCGGGCACGTGGGCGAGCATCGACCGACCGGAGATCGAGGCCCTGGCCCGCCTCATGGAGGAGGGCCGCGAGCTGGCCGACCCGCAGACGCACGGCGAGCTGCGGGTCAGCGCCCTGCACGCCGGCTACTACGAGGTCCTGGAGTCCCTCGGCGTCATCGGGCGAGCCACGGCCCGCTGGAAGGAGCGGGTCGGGCGGCTGCTGGAGCGGGCGCGCGCCGCCGAGGCCGCGGCCGAGCACGCCGATGGGCGGTCCGCCGGAGGCGGCAACGCGGGCGGTGCCGGTGAGGGAGCCGATGGGGTGCCCGTGCCCGAGGGGATGCTGGCGACACTGCGCCCCTACCAGCTCGAGGGCTACCGGTGGCTGGACTTCCTGCGCCGGGCGGGCCTCGGCGGGGTCCTGGCCGACGACATGGGACTGGGCAAGACCGTCCAGGTGCTCGCCGCCGTCCAAGGCCTCATCGAGCAGCGCGGAGAGGCTCAGGGGCGGGGGCCGGCCGACGTCGGAACCGACTCGGGGGACGCCCCGCGGAACGGGGCGGGCGACCCGACCAGTGAGCCGACCGGCTCCAGCGACCCCGATGAGCCGGAGGGGACCGGGCCGGTGCTCGTCATCGCGCCGACCTCCGTCGTCGGCTCCTGGGTGGAGCAGGCCGAGCGCTTCTGCCCGGGGCTGCGGGTGCGGGCCGTGAGGCGGACGGCCGCCAAGCGCGAGGAGACCCTGGCGCAGATCGCGGAGGGCTGCGACGTCGTCGTCACCTCCTACACGATCGCGCGACTGTGCGAGGAGGAGTTCATCGCCCAGGACTGGGCCTGGGTGGTGTGCGACGAGGCCCAGTTCGTCAAGAACCACGCCTCGGCCACCTACAAGGCCGTGCGGCGGCTGCGGTCGCCGTCGACCATCGCGATCACGGGCACACCGCTGGAGAACTCGCTCATGGATTTGTGGGCGCTCATGAGCATCGCGGCGCCGGGGCTGCTGCCCGATCCCGAGCGCTTCGGGCAGGTCTACCGCAAGCCGATCGACCGCGGGGACGCCGAGGCGCTGGGCCGGCTGCGGCGCAGGATGCGGCCCTTCCTGCTGCGGCGCACCAAGGAGCAGGTGGCCGCGGACCTGCCCGCCAAGACCGAGCAGGTCCTGACCGTCGAGCTGGGCGCCAAGCACCGCAAGGCCTACGACCAGCGCCTGGCCCGCGAGCGGCAGAGGATCCTCGGGCTGCTGGAGGAGGACACCGCCCAGTCGCGCTTCATCGCGCTCAAGGCACTCACCACCCTGCGGCAGATGGCGCTCGACCCGGCGCTCGTCGACGGCGGGGACGGGACTGAGCCGGGGGACGCCGAGGGTGCCGCGGGCGCGGGTGCTGCCGGCGGGAAGGCCGCCTCCGGTAGGACACCGGCCCGCGGTGCGAGGGGCACGAAGGGCAAGGCAGTCGCCGCGCCGGCCAAGGGGCAGCGGGGGCCCGGTCGGCGACCGAGCCCGTCGGCCAAGATCCAGGTGCTGCTGGAGCACCTGGACCCCATCATCTCCGAGGGGCACCGCGCCCTCATCTTCTCCCAGTTCACGCGCTACCTCTCCGGCGTGCGCGAGCACCTGGAGGCCGCCGGCGTGCGAACCACCTACCTGGACGGCTCCACCCCTGACCGGCAACGGGTCATCGACGCCTTCCGGGCCGGCCAGGCCGACGTCTTCCTCATCTCCCTCAAGGCCGGCGGCTTCGGGCTCACGCTCACCGAGGCCGACTACGTCTTCCTGCTGGATCCGTGGTGGAACCCGCAGGCCGAGGAGCAGGCCGTCGACCGCACCCACCGGATCGGCCAGGACAAGCCGGTCATGGTCTACCGGCTCGTCTCGGCCGACACCATTGAGGAGAAGGTCATGGCCCTCAAGGAGAAGAAGGCCGAGCTCTTCGCCCGGGTCGTCGAGGGCGACGGTGAGGCCGAGACCGGCGGCGAGGGTGCGGCGGGGGCCGCCGGTGCCGCGGGGCCGGGCGGACTCGGTCCGGCGGCCCTGACCGCCGCCGAGATCCGCG
- a CDS encoding glutathione S-transferase C-terminal domain-containing protein gives MAIAVSHRFVPSGDLPVEAGRYRLVASGACPWCRRVLIARRLLGLTEAIPVSWTYGKGADGYWELTGPDGEPGVDPELGARSLADVYAKTPGYEPPPTVPALVDTTTGEVVSDDSGDLLFDLSTAWWDLHREGAPDLYPLNRRNSTDAWDKWIGSQINVGHAVATHSQDPEKAAAAANGVLVGFDVIDTLLARATRMEASREDGLTMLDGPALSAVIAIGQYLCGDKPTGSDIRLFTTVQSYEYGGRQHYPGGEAPSISFWPALARWFRALEGRSGWVGPEERSALGC, from the coding sequence TTGGCCATCGCAGTCTCACACCGATTCGTACCCAGCGGCGACCTGCCCGTGGAGGCGGGGCGCTATCGACTCGTGGCGTCAGGGGCCTGCCCGTGGTGCCGCCGCGTCCTCATCGCCCGGCGTCTGCTGGGCCTGACCGAGGCGATCCCCGTGTCCTGGACCTACGGCAAGGGTGCGGACGGGTACTGGGAGCTGACCGGTCCCGACGGCGAGCCCGGCGTCGACCCGGAGCTCGGCGCCCGCTCGCTGGCCGATGTCTACGCGAAGACCCCCGGCTACGAGCCTCCCCCCACCGTCCCGGCCCTGGTGGACACCACCACCGGCGAGGTCGTCAGCGACGACTCCGGCGACCTGCTCTTCGACCTGTCCACCGCCTGGTGGGACCTCCACCGCGAGGGCGCCCCGGACCTCTACCCGCTCAACCGCCGTAACTCCACCGACGCCTGGGACAAGTGGATCGGCTCGCAGATCAACGTCGGCCACGCGGTGGCCACCCACTCCCAGGACCCGGAGAAGGCCGCGGCGGCGGCCAACGGCGTCCTCGTGGGCTTCGACGTCATCGACACCCTCCTGGCCCGGGCCACCCGGATGGAGGCCTCCCGCGAGGACGGCCTGACGATGCTCGACGGGCCGGCCCTGTCCGCCGTCATCGCCATCGGGCAGTACCTGTGCGGCGACAAGCCCACCGGCAGCGACATCCGCCTGTTCACCACTGTCCAGTCCTACGAGTACGGCGGGCGCCAGCACTACCCCGGTGGCGAGGCGCCGTCCATCTCCTTCTGGCCGGCGCTGGCCCGCTGGTTCCGCGCCCTGGAGGGTCGCTCGGGCTGGGTGGGGCCGGAGGAGCGCAGCGCCTTGGGCTGCTGA
- a CDS encoding TetR/AcrR family transcriptional regulator encodes MNAVGSQAPRSKRAPGRPVDAALGPAIMLAVRDLLAESGYAALTTAAVARRAGVSTATLYRRWPTKRELVLAATRRMIETGVADEADEAAGSGASAAEDFDTGSLQGDLRAFIAHKNRSLSGATGRAVLSLLGELPQDQELRELFLGQLLAATRSHLEQVWGRARERGESAPDLDSHSGARLVLGAVLAGVAFAAGADGVEPLSDVEQDLLLRALGDG; translated from the coding sequence ATGAACGCAGTGGGCTCACAAGCACCGAGGAGCAAGCGCGCCCCGGGACGGCCGGTTGATGCCGCTCTGGGGCCGGCGATCATGCTGGCCGTGCGTGACCTCCTGGCCGAGAGCGGTTACGCCGCGCTGACGACGGCAGCCGTGGCCCGGCGCGCCGGCGTCTCCACCGCCACCCTCTACCGCCGATGGCCTACCAAGCGTGAACTCGTCCTGGCTGCGACTAGGCGCATGATCGAGACCGGCGTGGCCGATGAAGCTGATGAGGCAGCGGGTTCCGGCGCTTCCGCGGCCGAGGACTTCGATACTGGTTCGTTGCAAGGTGACCTGCGGGCCTTCATCGCTCACAAGAACCGGTCACTGTCAGGGGCCACAGGTCGGGCGGTGCTGTCTCTTCTGGGCGAGCTGCCCCAGGACCAGGAGCTCAGGGAGCTGTTTCTCGGTCAGCTCCTCGCCGCCACTCGCTCTCATCTGGAGCAGGTTTGGGGCCGGGCTCGGGAACGAGGCGAGAGTGCTCCCGATCTGGATTCTCACTCCGGGGCCCGACTGGTTCTGGGGGCGGTCCTGGCCGGGGTCGCTTTTGCTGCTGGCGCTGACGGGGTCGAGCCGTTGTCCGACGTCGAGCAGGATCTGCTGCTGCGTGCCCTCGGAGACGGATGA
- a CDS encoding DUF4921 family protein, with protein sequence MLMPYSPSAEPLTRLADGTVKQISPFTGTEVWTVPGRANRPISHPVAEVRPLEEADRTHSCAFCSARYLETPPEKARLVRREDGGFERLDAVTASALFDTVAEFRRVPNLFEILSFDYWHINHGYEIPDAARERMEAYLAEPAGVEHVERVARTKLAAAGADPDSWDSMNERARRTFLAAFFAGGHDVIIGRRHFTDDAVDTAGLAGSGTLSAAEHRAYTRLSIHAMHSLYEANRWVRYVAVFQNWLRPAGASFDHLHKQLVGIDERGVTSQLELQKVRANPNLYNEMAVDYAAYQGLLVASNEHAVAFAGFGHRYPTLEVYSTSAVAEPWLMSREEVDAVADLVHALHAATGADVPSNEEWHHKPLDVDQPMPWHITLKWRVSTLAGFEGGTKIYLNTIDPWTLRDRVVARLEDLRADRLIAPMAVGEECPMTPNRLLYNPVLTARP encoded by the coding sequence ATGCTCATGCCGTACTCCCCCTCCGCCGAACCACTCACGCGCCTGGCCGACGGGACGGTCAAGCAGATCAGCCCCTTCACCGGCACTGAGGTGTGGACCGTGCCGGGACGTGCCAACCGGCCCATCTCGCACCCGGTGGCGGAGGTCCGACCGCTGGAGGAGGCCGACCGCACCCACAGCTGCGCCTTCTGCTCGGCGCGCTACCTGGAGACGCCCCCGGAGAAGGCGCGCCTCGTGCGCCGAGAGGACGGCGGTTTTGAGCGCCTCGACGCCGTGACCGCCTCCGCCCTGTTCGACACGGTGGCCGAGTTCCGGCGGGTGCCCAACCTCTTCGAGATCCTCTCCTTCGACTACTGGCACATCAACCACGGCTACGAGATCCCCGACGCCGCCCGCGAGCGCATGGAGGCCTACCTGGCCGAGCCGGCCGGCGTCGAGCACGTGGAGCGGGTGGCGCGCACCAAGCTGGCGGCCGCGGGCGCGGACCCGGACTCCTGGGACTCGATGAACGAACGGGCCCGTCGCACCTTCCTGGCGGCATTCTTCGCCGGGGGCCACGACGTCATCATCGGTCGGCGCCACTTCACCGACGACGCCGTCGACACCGCGGGCCTGGCCGGCTCGGGGACGCTGAGCGCGGCCGAGCACCGCGCCTACACTCGCCTGTCGATCCACGCGATGCACAGCCTGTACGAGGCCAACCGGTGGGTGCGCTACGTGGCCGTCTTCCAGAACTGGTTGCGGCCGGCCGGGGCGAGCTTCGACCACCTGCACAAGCAGCTGGTCGGCATCGACGAGCGCGGCGTGACCAGCCAGCTGGAGCTGCAGAAGGTGCGGGCCAACCCCAACCTGTACAACGAGATGGCGGTGGACTACGCCGCCTACCAGGGCCTACTGGTGGCGAGCAACGAGCACGCGGTGGCCTTCGCCGGGTTCGGGCACCGCTACCCGACGCTGGAGGTGTACTCGACGTCGGCCGTTGCTGAGCCGTGGCTCATGAGCCGCGAGGAGGTCGACGCCGTCGCCGACCTGGTGCACGCCCTGCACGCGGCCACGGGCGCGGACGTGCCCAGCAACGAGGAGTGGCACCACAAGCCGCTCGACGTGGACCAGCCCATGCCCTGGCACATCACGCTCAAGTGGCGGGTGTCGACCCTGGCGGGCTTCGAGGGCGGCACGAAGATCTACCTCAACACCATCGACCCGTGGACGCTGCGCGACCGCGTGGTGGCGCGCCTGGAGGACCTGCGGGCCGACCGGCTCATCGCGCCGATGGCCGTGGGCGAGGAGTGCCCGATGACGCCCAACCGGCTCCTGTACAACCCGGTCCTCACCGCCCGGCCGTAG
- a CDS encoding cation:proton antiporter encodes MVEVFTSLLLIVAVAFVAPLISWTIPKRLVPEVVLLILGGMLIGPHGLGLAVEDSSIELLRELGVAFLFLMAGYEIDINELRGAGGRHAAVAWLLSLGLAFGAVSVIGVTGGAASANGIAIATAMTSTAIGTILPILRDRGLLPTAVGASILNHGAVGEVGPILVMALLLGSRSTWASMVILGVFLIITLLIVRFTSRVKRVGRRLVEAIHLGASTTAQTTIRATVLLLVGLCAIAAIFDLDVVLGAFAAGFVLRHALPEGDAEFEEKLDGLAYGFFVPIFFVTSGMGIEAGLDGGDLVNLLAFFVLLVLVRGVPVWLASRAERRRDGSSAYSMRQSLQIAVYSTTALPIIVAVTQVAVSAEAMSTSFASTLVLAGVLSVLVLPAAGLALGHRSDHVPANEVMRVVQGPAAPDGRTPEEATVPVGEQVSEPRRPASPPGGIRLPVGERTPATGVRRPTQPALVGLPDLREQATPTMARLAELGMHARGLSLEESHRLAARLAEIEQDHALWRERWHHLRRHGGTSRAARRRRPRGE; translated from the coding sequence ATGGTCGAGGTCTTCACCTCCCTGCTGCTCATCGTCGCGGTGGCCTTCGTGGCACCGCTGATCTCCTGGACCATTCCCAAGCGGCTCGTGCCCGAGGTCGTCCTCCTCATCCTGGGCGGAATGCTCATCGGCCCTCACGGCCTGGGACTGGCCGTCGAGGACTCCTCGATCGAGCTGCTGCGCGAGCTCGGCGTCGCCTTCCTCTTCCTCATGGCCGGCTACGAGATCGACATCAACGAACTGCGCGGGGCCGGCGGGCGCCACGCCGCCGTCGCCTGGCTGCTCTCGCTGGGACTGGCCTTCGGTGCGGTCAGCGTCATCGGGGTGACCGGAGGGGCGGCGTCGGCCAACGGCATCGCCATCGCCACCGCCATGACCTCCACGGCCATCGGCACGATCCTGCCGATCCTGCGCGACCGCGGCCTGCTGCCCACGGCGGTGGGCGCCTCGATCCTCAACCACGGCGCCGTCGGTGAGGTCGGGCCGATCCTCGTCATGGCGCTGCTGCTGGGGTCGCGCTCCACCTGGGCGAGCATGGTGATCCTGGGCGTCTTCCTCATCATCACCCTGCTCATCGTCCGCTTCACCAGCCGCGTCAAGCGCGTGGGGCGCCGCCTGGTCGAGGCCATCCACCTGGGGGCCTCGACGACGGCGCAGACCACCATCCGGGCCACCGTCCTGCTCCTGGTGGGGCTGTGCGCGATCGCCGCCATCTTCGACCTCGACGTCGTCCTGGGGGCCTTCGCCGCCGGCTTCGTCCTGCGTCACGCCCTGCCCGAGGGGGACGCCGAGTTCGAGGAGAAGCTCGACGGGCTGGCCTACGGGTTCTTCGTCCCGATCTTCTTCGTCACCTCCGGCATGGGCATTGAGGCCGGACTCGACGGCGGGGACCTGGTCAACCTGCTGGCCTTCTTCGTGCTGCTGGTGCTCGTGCGGGGAGTGCCGGTGTGGCTGGCCTCCCGGGCGGAGCGGCGCAGGGACGGCTCGTCCGCCTACTCGATGCGCCAGAGCCTCCAGATCGCCGTCTACTCGACGACGGCCCTGCCCATCATCGTGGCCGTCACCCAGGTGGCGGTCAGCGCCGAGGCCATGTCGACCTCCTTCGCCTCCACCCTCGTGCTGGCCGGGGTGCTGTCGGTGCTCGTTCTGCCTGCCGCCGGGCTGGCGCTGGGCCACCGGAGCGACCACGTTCCGGCCAACGAGGTGATGCGCGTCGTCCAGGGGCCGGCCGCCCCCGACGGACGCACCCCCGAGGAGGCCACGGTCCCGGTCGGCGAGCAGGTCTCGGAGCCGCGCCGACCGGCGTCGCCGCCTGGCGGCATCAGGCTGCCGGTGGGGGAGCGCACCCCGGCGACGGGAGTGAGGCGGCCGACGCAGCCCGCCCTGGTGGGTCTGCCCGACCTGCGCGAGCAGGCGACACCGACGATGGCGCGCCTGGCCGAGCTGGGGATGCACGCCCGGGGACTGTCGCTGGAGGAGTCGCACCGCCTGGCCGCCCGCCTGGCCGAGATCGAGCAGGATCACGCCCTGTGGCGCGAGCGCTGGCACCACCTGCGCAGACACGGCGGCACCTCCCGGGCGGCCCGACGACGTCGGCCCCGCGGCGAGTGA
- a CDS encoding DUF4232 domain-containing protein: MKNGDLSKDQYGEVSLGETVNVVDGVSISLGQPRIEELTGGPGEVAGSGIVVPVTLTNSSGTEISLSGFTTSASYGEGDGTPANEVPSASKRVPAKLAAGESVSVDRAFVVPAEGRKNVKVVVDLGAAYHSAVFRGAMG, encoded by the coding sequence GTGAAGAATGGAGACCTCTCGAAGGACCAGTACGGTGAGGTTTCTTTGGGCGAGACGGTCAATGTTGTTGATGGCGTGTCCATCTCCCTGGGACAGCCCCGGATCGAGGAGCTCACCGGCGGGCCCGGCGAGGTGGCTGGTTCCGGGATCGTCGTTCCAGTCACGCTGACGAACAGTTCGGGAACCGAGATCTCTCTGAGCGGTTTCACGACCTCGGCCAGCTACGGCGAGGGCGATGGAACACCTGCCAATGAGGTCCCCTCGGCTTCAAAGCGAGTGCCCGCCAAGTTGGCTGCAGGTGAGTCGGTGAGCGTCGACAGGGCCTTCGTCGTGCCCGCTGAAGGGCGGAAGAACGTCAAGGTCGTTGTCGACCTGGGTGCCGCCTACCACTCCGCCGTCTTCCGGGGGGCCATGGGCTGA
- a CDS encoding NAD-dependent epimerase/dehydratase family protein: protein MQSPAAHSSDNTDNFDSAIVLSGIPIDNSSPVMVTGATGYLGSWVTKGLLDAGVTVHAAVRDPQNTSKVAHLNRMAEQAPGTLRLFTSDLLQPGSYNQAMEGCAVVIHTASPFIRAVADPQRDLVAPALQGTRNVLAGVERTPSVTRVVLTSSIAAMYGDAADIEGYPGRILTETCWNTTSSLSHEPYAYSKTLAEKEAWRLAAGQDRWKLVTVNPSMILGPSLSSAPTSDSFSTIRMMIDGTARLGAPRVGISVVDVREVAQAHIAAAFLPEAHGRYIASAEDTDIFALTSTLIPRFGRSLPLPRRALPRPVVVAIAPRLGQTRTYIRRNVGYAVRSDASRSRLELGTRYRPVQASMEEMVEQMLARQG from the coding sequence ATGCAATCACCGGCAGCACACTCCAGTGACAACACTGACAACTTCGACTCCGCCATCGTTCTGAGCGGTATCCCGATCGACAACAGCAGCCCTGTCATGGTCACCGGCGCCACCGGCTACCTGGGTAGCTGGGTCACCAAGGGCCTGCTCGACGCCGGCGTCACCGTCCACGCCGCCGTGCGCGATCCCCAGAACACGAGCAAGGTCGCCCACCTGAACCGTATGGCCGAGCAGGCGCCGGGCACTCTGCGCCTCTTCACCAGCGACCTGCTCCAGCCCGGCTCCTACAACCAAGCCATGGAAGGCTGCGCCGTCGTCATCCACACAGCCTCGCCGTTCATTCGCGCAGTCGCAGATCCTCAACGAGACCTTGTCGCCCCAGCACTGCAAGGAACCCGCAACGTTCTGGCCGGCGTCGAGCGCACCCCGTCGGTCACGAGAGTGGTCCTCACCAGCTCCATCGCCGCCATGTACGGCGACGCCGCGGATATCGAGGGCTACCCGGGGAGAATCCTGACCGAGACCTGCTGGAACACCACCTCCTCCCTGTCCCACGAGCCCTACGCCTATTCCAAGACCCTTGCGGAGAAGGAGGCGTGGCGGCTGGCCGCAGGGCAGGATCGGTGGAAGCTGGTGACCGTCAACCCGTCCATGATCCTCGGCCCCTCACTGAGCAGCGCCCCCACCAGCGACAGCTTCTCCACGATTCGGATGATGATCGACGGCACTGCTCGCCTCGGAGCGCCGCGTGTAGGAATCAGCGTCGTCGATGTCCGCGAGGTGGCACAGGCGCATATTGCCGCCGCCTTCCTGCCTGAGGCTCACGGCCGCTACATCGCCTCCGCGGAGGACACCGACATCTTCGCTCTCACAAGCACTCTGATTCCGCGCTTCGGCAGGTCGCTCCCGTTGCCGCGGCGGGCCCTGCCTCGGCCCGTCGTCGTCGCCATAGCACCCCGGCTCGGACAGACTCGCACCTATATTCGGCGCAACGTGGGTTACGCGGTCCGCTCCGACGCCTCCCGGAGCCGCCTCGAACTGGGCACCCGATACCGCCCCGTCCAGGCATCCATGGAGGAGATGGTCGAGCAGATGCTCGCCCGGCAGGGTTAG
- a CDS encoding GOLPH3/VPS74 family protein produces MLICEELFLLLTKDSGKPESRMTYPVYGLTGALLTDLLLAGRISLTEERSPRIYIVSSEPTGNPVLDRALEILPTKDGKRFSSLVAWGKLNPTRHIAESLEAAGVVRIHTGGLFGSLNPSYPTLDPVPERQLRARIDGALRGVQPPTGADIALLSILQALGVAQVVLPQQETGLSRGELKRRIKEIAGENPVGRAVQRAVEAVTMAIVSTASAGALASSS; encoded by the coding sequence ATGCTGATCTGTGAAGAGCTGTTCCTGCTGCTGACCAAGGACTCCGGGAAGCCGGAGAGCCGCATGACATACCCGGTCTACGGGCTCACCGGCGCGCTGCTCACCGACCTGCTGCTGGCCGGCCGCATCAGCCTGACCGAGGAGCGCAGCCCCCGCATCTACATCGTCAGCTCCGAGCCGACCGGGAACCCCGTGCTGGACCGGGCCCTGGAGATCCTGCCTACCAAGGACGGCAAGCGATTCTCCTCCCTGGTGGCCTGGGGCAAGCTCAACCCCACCCGTCACATCGCCGAGTCCTTGGAGGCGGCCGGGGTGGTGCGCATCCACACCGGCGGGCTGTTCGGCTCGCTGAACCCCAGCTACCCCACGCTCGACCCCGTCCCCGAGCGGCAGCTGCGGGCGCGCATCGACGGTGCCCTGCGCGGGGTGCAGCCACCGACCGGCGCCGACATCGCCCTGCTGTCGATCCTGCAGGCGCTCGGTGTTGCGCAGGTCGTCCTGCCGCAGCAGGAGACCGGTCTCAGCCGCGGCGAGCTCAAGCGCCGGATCAAGGAGATCGCGGGCGAGAACCCCGTGGGGCGTGCGGTGCAGCGGGCCGTGGAGGCCGTGACGATGGCCATCGTGAGCACCGCGAGCGCCGGGGCACTGGCCTCGTCCAGCTGA